GCGGCGCGTTACGCGCAGCGGATTATCCTGCTGGAACAAGGCGCTATCGCCGCCGACGGTACGCCGGCACAGGCCATCACCCCGGCGACGCTGGCCCGCGTCTACAAGGTCGAGGCGCGGGTCGAGCCCTGCTCGCGGGGCTTCCTGCAGGTCATCGTCGACCGCGCGCTTTAGCTGTCGGATCAACCACTTAGCCGCGCAGCGTGGCGCCGCCATCGACATAGAGATCGGTCATGGTGATGTGGCTGGCGCGGTCGGAGAGCAGGAACACCACCGCCTCGGCTACCTCATCGGGCGTCGCCAGCTTGCCGAGTGGAATGCCGGCCTTGAAGATCTCCGGCGTGCCGGCGATGACGCGCGCGGCGCCGTTCTCATCCGCCCACATGCCGGTCTGCATCGGCGTCAGCGTCGAGCCCGGAGCGACAATATTGCAGCGAATTCCGTGACTTGCGAGCTCCAGCCCGAGGCAGCGGGTGAACATGGTGGCGGCGGCTTTGGAGGCGGCGTAGGCGGCCATGGCGTGGCGGGGAATGCCGGCGGCGTTCGATGATACCGTCACGATCGCCCCGCGCCGGCGCGCCTGCATGACCTTCGCGACCTCCCGGCTGACGCGAAAAACCCCGCCGGCATTGATACTTAGCACCCGCTCCCACTCCGCATCGGTGAGCTCCGTCACCACCGTGTTGGAGAGCACGCCGGCAACGTTGGCGAGGAGGTCGATGGGGCCGATGTGGTGGACGATCAGGCCGATGAGTGCAGTCACATCCATGCTGGAGGACACATCCAGCCGGAACGGGGTCACCGCCCCGCCGAACTCGCTGGCGAGCGCCTTCACCCCGTCCTCGTCGAGATCCGTGGCGACGACGCGGGCGCCCTCCTCCACCAGGAGCCGCACCACCGCCGCGCCGATGCCGCCAGCGGCGCCGGTGACGAGGGCGAGCTTGCCGTTCAGACCGCTGTCGCGCATGTCGGCTCCTTGAAATCCTGCCCCGCCAGCAGGCGGGCGAGCGCGGGGGCGATGTGCGCAGTCGCCTCCGGCCCGGTGAGATGGGCGTGCAGCGCCGGCACCTCGATCACCGCGACGTCACGGGCATAGGCCAGCCACTGCTCGGGGGAGAGATCGCGGCCCTGATGGTCGAGCCCGGCGCGCATATGGGTGATCGTGCCGTCATAGCGGCGGTGATGATGGCCGCGCACGAGCCGGTTATTGCCGGCGACCACCCGCACCACGCCGTCGAGCGCGGCATCGGGCAGGCGCCCGAGCGGGCTGTCGGAGGCGCGCAGGAAGGCAAGCACGGAGGCACGGTTGAGCGCCAGCGCCGGTAGCCGGTCGGGGTCATGACCGGCAATGGCGATCAGCGCCTTGAGCGCGCCGTCCTCGCCGGGGTCGGGCTCGCCGCGCCAGACATCGCAGGGGTAGGAATCGAGCATCACCACCAGCCCGACCTCGCCGCCGAGATCGCGCAGCCGCACCGCCATGGCCTGCGCGATGATGCCGCCGACCGACCAGCCGAGCAGGTGATAGGGGCCTTCCGGGCGGATGGCCCGGATGCGCGCGACATAATCGGCGGCGAGCGCTTCCAAACTTTCGGGCACCGTCCCGTCCGGCGCCAAGGCGGGCGCCTGGAGCCCATAAACCGTGCGGCGTGGATCAAGCGTGCGGGCGAGGCGGCCATAGCACCAGGAAATGCCGCCGGCCGGGTGGATGGCGAAGAGCGGCGGCAGAGCAGGATCGCCCGCCACCAGCGTGATGAGCGGGTCGAGACCTGAATCCTCGCCCTGCCCTTCCGCGTCGATCAGCCGGGCGAAGCCTTCGACGCTCGGCTGGGCGAACAGCGCGCCAAGGCCGGGATCGCGGCCGAACGCCTCGCGGACCCTGAGCAGCAGCGCGACGGCGGCGAGCGAATCCCCGCCCAGCGTGAAGAAATCATCTTCCGCCGCGATCGGCGTGGCGAGCTGAAGCTGGTCGGCGAACAAGGCTGCGAGGCGCTGCTCGGTGGGCGTTTGCGGCGCGCGCTGGCCGGTCCCCGCGAAATCGGGGGCGGGCAGCGCAGCCCGATCCAGCTTGCCATTGGCGTTCACCGGTAGCGCCTCGAGGGCTACGAAGGCGGCGGGCACCATATAGTCCGGCACCTTGGCGGCTACGCGCGCCTTGAGAACGGCAAGGTCCGCGCCGGGCTCGGGCACGACATAGGCGACGATGCGCTTGGTGCCACGATCCTCGCGCGCGACGATGCCGGCCTGCCGCACAAGACCGGAAGCCATCACCGCCGCCTCGATCTCGCCGAGCTCGATGCGCAGGC
Above is a window of Ancylobacter sp. WKF20 DNA encoding:
- a CDS encoding 2,3-dihydro-2,3-dihydroxybenzoate dehydrogenase — its product is MRDSGLNGKLALVTGAAGGIGAAVVRLLVEEGARVVATDLDEDGVKALASEFGGAVTPFRLDVSSSMDVTALIGLIVHHIGPIDLLANVAGVLSNTVVTELTDAEWERVLSINAGGVFRVSREVAKVMQARRRGAIVTVSSNAAGIPRHAMAAYAASKAAATMFTRCLGLELASHGIRCNIVAPGSTLTPMQTGMWADENGAARVIAGTPEIFKAGIPLGKLATPDEVAEAVVFLLSDRASHITMTDLYVDGGATLRG